Proteins co-encoded in one Halobacteriovoraceae bacterium genomic window:
- a CDS encoding sulfite exporter TauE/SafE family protein → MINDLVLLPIAGIFIGLISTIFGVGGGIIAVPTIYELFPALTPASVIGTSLAMIFCNSLLNLSNFARKGQKIQINTLGSIVLPMSAGVLIGIECIDYLSTTQVKLFLVFIVFMTAVRLLWKAYFYHKKKFQSISFSQRPKLLIFIILIGGFVSGLTGLGGGVVIIPLIINFFHTPLKELPVISNFAIASGAFVGLIRFSTSENIELGLTELLNHFQIGKINFLIAFCLFTGSFLTSRLGVKLSGKIHPRLANILFASLLIIMGTRLLIKTI, encoded by the coding sequence ATGATTAATGATCTTGTTTTGCTACCAATTGCAGGAATTTTTATTGGATTAATCTCTACAATATTTGGAGTAGGTGGTGGAATAATAGCGGTTCCAACTATTTATGAGTTATTTCCAGCTTTAACACCGGCCAGTGTTATCGGTACTTCCTTGGCCATGATTTTTTGCAATTCGCTCTTAAATTTGTCTAATTTTGCAAGAAAGGGTCAAAAAATTCAAATAAACACACTAGGTTCAATTGTTTTACCAATGTCTGCAGGAGTCCTCATTGGCATTGAGTGCATTGATTATCTCTCGACTACACAAGTCAAACTCTTCTTGGTTTTTATTGTCTTCATGACAGCTGTTCGTTTGCTATGGAAGGCCTACTTTTATCACAAAAAAAAATTTCAAAGTATTTCATTTTCACAGAGGCCAAAACTGCTTATTTTCATCATATTAATTGGTGGATTTGTATCTGGACTAACTGGCCTTGGTGGAGGTGTTGTTATTATTCCTTTGATCATTAATTTTTTTCATACACCCCTGAAGGAACTTCCTGTTATTTCAAATTTTGCAATAGCTTCAGGAGCATTTGTTGGACTTATACGTTTTAGCACAAGTGAGAACATTGAGTTAGGTTTAACTGAATTATTGAACCATTTCCAAATTGGAAAAATAAATTTTCTCATTGCTTTTTGTTTATTTACAGGAAGTTTTCTTACATCGAGACTAGGTGTCAAATTAAGTGGCAAGATACATCCCAGGCTTGCGAATATTTTATTTGCATCTCTGCTTATTATCATGGGGACTAGATTATTAATAAAGACTATTTAA